The sequence below is a genomic window from Amycolatopsis sulphurea.
CTCGACGATCTGGTCGTCGCGCCGGCCACCGGCGATCCCCGGGTGTACCCGCGGCCGTTCACCCGGCACGGGATGACCGTGGTGCCGCTGACCCGCAACCCCGGCGGGCTGCAGGCGTTCAAGCACATCATTCCGGCCGGGCTGACCCAGCGCGAGCCCGATCCGCGCTCGCACGAGGGCTACCACTGGCTGTACGTGCTCAGCGGACGGCTGCGGGTGGTGCTCGGGGACCAGGATCTCGTGCTGACGGCGGGCGAGGTCGCGGAGTTCGACACGCACCTGCCGCACTGGTTCGGCAACGCCGACGAGCGCGCGGTGGAATTCCTCAGCATTCTCGGCCCCCAGGGTGAACGGTTCCACATTCGCGCGCGATACCGTCCGGGCAGGTGAGAAACGTGGCCCGGCTGGGTATTCCTTCTTCGAGAACTCCACGGGAGGCAGGGTGATCCCCATGGTGGCGGTGCGGGTTCAGGGACTGGC
It includes:
- a CDS encoding helix-turn-helix domain-containing protein, translated to MTDEFDEVLSAVGPRLRELRRRAGITLAGLSASTGIPVSTLSRLESGQRRPGLELLLPLAKAYRVPLDDLVVAPATGDPRVYPRPFTRHGMTVVPLTRNPGGLQAFKHIIPAGLTQREPDPRSHEGYHWLYVLSGRLRVVLGDQDLVLTAGEVAEFDTHLPHWFGNADERAVEFLSILGPQGERFHIRARYRPGR